CACCGAGTCCTTACGGATTTTTATATCATAATAATTAGCAGGAGTAAGAAATACCTGGCGGCCACCAAGCGGGTTCATCCACTGTGCTACAAACCTGTATTTGGTTGAGTCGATCTGGCTTTTTACAGCTTGTTCCTGTTTTGCTTTTTTTTCCGCTTTCTTATTTTGCGCGTAGGTGATATTTACAGCCGAACTAAAAATGGCTATAATTAATAGTTTGATAATTGCTTTCATGATTATACATTAGATCATAACACTAACAAATGGTTTAATCATAAGTTGCTGTAAAGCTGGATTTTATTTCGCGTTATCAAAAAAAGAGGCCGTTACTGATGAAACGGCCTCTATAAAATCACAGCGGTAACTTATATCAAATTAACGCTGCGGTTAACAAATTCTGTAAGTTCCGGACCGGTTAATAAACCTTGAGAGAGCAGCGCCAAATCAAAGGCCTGTTTTGCCAGTTGCGATTGTGTATCATCATTATCGGCTTCCAAAATACGGCTGATCAATTTATGGTTGCCGTTTACAATAACCTTATAGTTATCAGGCATGTTGCCATAAAAGCCCATACCGCCGCCCATAGCTGCCATATCTTTCATGCGGCGCATAAATTCATCCATCGTAACAGTTACCGGCAATTCGTCAGGGCTAAGGCTTTCCAGTTCTACACGGTAAGCCGGTTTGTTAATGGCTTTAGTAAAGATATCCTTAACCTTTGTTGTTTGATCTTCCGTCAATACGGTTTCCGGCGCATCATCTTTTTTAATCAGTTTATCGGCAACGTCGGCATCCACACGTTTAAGCGATGTTTTCTCCAATTTTTGCTCCAGGTGACTGATGAAGTGATTATCGATAGGCGAGTTCATCAGCAACACATCATAACCTTTTTTATTGGCTGATTGTATGAATGAATCCTGCTTGGCAGCATCATTCGTATAAATGTATACCAGTAGGCCGTCTTTATCGGTTTGGGTGGCTTCTACCTTTTCTTTATACTCGTTCAGCGTAAAGTTTTCGTTGTTAGTGTTGCTTAACAATACAAAGTCTTTAGCCTTTTCGTAGAATTTTTCTTCGCTAACAAAACCATATTTAACAAATAGGCCAATGTCGCTCCATTTTTCTTCGTAGGCTTTGCGGTCTTGTTTAAAGATTTCGGTCAGCTTATCAGCAACTTTTTTGGTGATGTAGTTATTGATTTTTTTAACGTTGCTGTCGGCCTGTAAAAAGCTTCGCGATACGTTAAGCGGAATATCCGGCGAATCAATAACACCATGGAGCAGCATCAAAAATTCCGGAACGATATCCTTTACCTCATCGGTAATAAATACCTGGCGCGAGAATAATTTGATCTTGTTACGCTGTATTTCAAAATCGTTTTTAAGCTTAGGGAAGTATAATACACCGGTTAGGTTGAACGGATAATCAACGTTCAGGTGTATCCAGAAAAGCGGATCTTCTGAGAACGGATAAAGCTCTTTGTAGAATTTCAGGTAATCTTCATCCTTTAACTCATTAGGTGCTTTTGTCCAGATCGGGTTGGTATCATTGATGATATTATCAACCTCGACGGTTTTGTACTTTGGTTTGCCTTCATCGTCAACACCGTCTTCTTCTTCCTGCTCGTTAGTGCCAAATTTAATTGGCACAGGTAAAAATTTGCAGTATTTATCCAGTATCTGCTGAAGCTTGTATTTGTCTAAAAATTCCTCAGATTCGCTGTTGATATATAGCGTGATTTCCGTACCTCGTTCTTCTAATACGCCATCGCCAATTTCAAACTCGGTACTGCCATCGCAAACCCAGAAAGCCGGTTTTGCGCCATCCTGGTATGACAAGGTTTGTATTTCCACCTTATCAGCTACCATAAATGCCGAATAGAAGCCCAAGCCAAAACGACCAATGATCTCGTTGGCATCTTTGGCTTCCTTGAATTTCTCCATAAATTCGGTAGCGCCCGAGAATGCGATCTGGTTGATGTACTTCTTGATCTCCTCGGCCGTCATGCCGATACCATTATCAGATATAGTGATGGTTTTGGCATCTTTATCAAATGCAACCTCAACACGCAGATCATCAACCGGGCCATTGTATTGGCCTAATGACGAAAGGCGTTTCAGCTTTTGTGTAGCGTCAACCGCGTTAGATACCAACTCGCGCAAAAATATTTCGTTATCCGAGTACAGAAACTTTTTAATTATCGGGAAGATGTTCTCGGTGTGGATTGAAATTGTGCCTTTTTCTTGCATAATTCTATAATGTTATAATTTTAATAATGATCGGTATCCGGCAAATGTCAATGCCCGTTCCAAAGTTGGTTTGGTTGTCAAATTGGCAGTGTTGATTAGTGGTTTTAATAAAACATCACACATTTTTCATGTATTTGCTGTTACTTAGCACAAATTTTCAATCACTTTGTTAAACAAATAAAACCTCTCATGAAAAAATTTACTTTAATAGCGGCATTCATTTTTGGTGTCACCCATTTTGCTTCGGCACAGCTTATACCTAATTTTCAGTTTGGCGCTAAAGCGGGTGTCAACCTGTCAAGCTTCAGCTTTTCAAATAATAATTTTGATGGCGCTAACCGTGCCGGTTACCTTGGTGGTTTTTGGGCCAGGGTAGGTGGCCTTGGCTTCCATTTTCAACCAGAACTTTATTTAACCGGTAAAAATGTTAAAATTGAGCAGGAAGTTGGCGGGGTTACCGCGGTAAACAACGTTAAATTTACCAGTATTGATGTTCCTCTGTTAGTAGGTACAAAGGTGGGCGCATTTGGCTTTGGCGGTCGTTTTTACACCGGTCCGCTTATCTCGTTCAAAATTAATGATGATCAAAGCTTTGGCAACGCTGTAGGCAACGCGGTTACCTTAACAGACGTAAAAAACCAAAACTTTGCCTGGCAGTTGGGCGCGGGTGTTGATATCCGCGATCTGTCAATAGATCTCCGCTACGAGTACGGTTTAACCAAACAAACTTACAACGAAGGTAATTCAAAAGCCCGTATCAACCTATTTAACCTCACGCTGGCTTATAAGATATTTTCGATGTAGTAATTGATACAACGTAAGAAAAGCGCCCGTCAAGGCGCTTTTCTGTTTTAGATTCGTTTAAATAAAAAACCCCTTTACACGAAAGGGGTTATATCAGCAGCAAAAGTGTAAGCCGGGTTCTGTTCCGTAATTTACGGCTTCTATCATTAATCTGGGCTTGCTATTGCTAACAAGCTCTTAGCAACCTACCCATCCTGATGACCGGCTATCGCCGGTGCGGAAGCGAGCAACTTCACTTATCAGGACCTATTTGGTCTTTCAACTCCTGAGGTTTACCGCGATTCCGGTCGCCCGGAAAAGCCGTGAGCTCTTACCTCACGTTTTCACCCTTACCCTACGGGCGGTATATTCTCTGTGGCACTTGCTGTCACCGGCTGTCGGTGCCTTCCCGTTAGGAAGCAGGATGCTCTGCGTTGCCCGGACTTTCCTCCCCGCGTAAACACGAAGCGATAGAACGTTTTGCTTTGCAAAGATAAGCTTTTTAAATTATGCCTGCGTTAATCGCATTTTTTAAGGTGGCGTTCTATCTGCTTTACATCTATCAACCCCATTTTATTACCAAATGAATTGCCTGCGTAGGTTAAAACCTGCGCAATCTCGATAGGACTAAGGCCCGATGGTGGCATCTTATTGTCATACATCTTGCCCGACACGCGGATGAAACCACTTATTCCGTTTTGCACAAAACAAGCCAGTCTGGCTTTGTTTTGCTTTAAGTAAGTTGTATCAGTTAGTGGTGGTATGAGTGCAGACAAGCCTTCGCCTTTACTACCATGGCAGTTTTGGCACTTTTGCTGATAGATAAGTTTACCGCTGGTATAGTATCGCGCATATTCCAACTGATCCTGGTTTTGACATGATATAGCTATAACTATAATGGCCAATAGCGGTATAAAAACTGCAACAGCTTTTTTCATTTAACTTGCTGATCAGGCTCTGCACGCAGTATTTTAATATCCTCAATCAGTTTGGCAACTTCCTTCTCATCCGTACCGATATATGATCCCCTGATGCGTTTCTGCTTGTCTATCAATATAAAATACCCGTCGTGTATGAATTTCTCTTTTTCATCCTCTCGGGGAGTAGTAACCAAATAGCTTTTTGCAAGATTGTAAGTTTCTTCTTTTTTGCCCTGAACCAGCCACCACATATTGCCGTGAATATTAAGCGCGTCGGCATATTTTTTTAATACCGGTACGCTATCGTATTTCGGGTCAATCGTCATGGAGATGATATTTACATCTCTCGCGTCCTTAAAAGCCTTGTAAACGTTCAGCATATTACGGTGCATTACCGGGCATATTGAAGGGCAGGTGGTAAAAAAGAAATCGGCTACGTAAATTTTACCGTCCAAACTTTTATTGGTTACGCTGTCACCATACTGGTTTACAAAACTGAATGATGGAATGGTGTGATAAACCGTATCGGCTACCTGTTTACCGTCCACAGTTTTGGTAACGGCTTCGCGTTCTCCGTAAATAGGTAAGGCTTTACCGGTTTTACCATCATTAAACTTACAAGCTGAAAAAAATAGAGCCGTGGCTACAATCGCTATAAAATATTTGTTCATTTACTGTTTATGGTTTGAAAGAAACTGCCATGATGCTTTAATGGCTTTCTTGGTAACCGAATCAATCTGAGTAATGCTTGCCTTTTGATCTGCAAGGTATTTAATGGCCTCTTTATGAGTTTTTTGCGAATAATCCGGTTCAAACTGATGCATCCATTCGCTCATCGCGGCATCAGCCTGCTGCAAATTTTCACTTAGCGTAAGCACCGAATCCTGAAGTGATTTATCTTTCAGCATTTTAGCCAGCGTATCCAATTTAGCTTTGTTTTCGAGTATCATGCCCTCATAATTCATCACTTCATTATGTATGCTTATTACCTCGTCAAATAATTTACGCTCCTGCGCTTTGTTGTCCGCTTCGCTATCGCAGGCTGTTAAAATTAGCGGGAAAAGCAGTAAATAGATGATCTTCTTCATATAATCTAAGTGCTGCAAATATAGGCAACTTATTGTCTGATAAAAGCGATATAATCTGTAACGGGCAGTTGCATACCGGTCTGCGCTTTAAGTAACTGGCCAATCTGCGCGCGGTGGTGCGTGCCATGATTGATTACATGCGTAACAATGTCCATCAAAGGGTCGGCATGGGGCACCCCCTGCGTGGTTTTATAGTTGATGATTCTTAGCCATTCATCATCCTTAACATTCGCCAAAAAAACGGTCCAGTCGTCGTGGTTTTGTGTCAGTGTTGGCATAAAAACGACCGGTTTCCAGCCGGGCCACACCTGCAGATCGGGTGGATTTTCCAGTCCTTTACAACGGTTTAACCAGGTGTGCTGCGTCATTAACAGGTGTGCCATTAATTTTATGGCCTGCGGCGGCGCGTCCGGCTTATTAAGTAAATGGATGAATTTCTCGTTGCTCTCACAATCGTACTCAAAAAGTTTGCTGAAATGTTTTTTTAGAATAGACATGCTGCAAATTTAACTTGATGATGCGTTTTGCTGGTTGTAGTAATGTCAGTATTTGGCTAATTAACAATCTGATAACACAAATTGTACACGGAGTTGACAGTAGGAGGTTAATTTTATTATCATCAAAACTTCCAATTATGAAAGCGCTGAAATTTGTTAATTATCTGATTGATCAATTACGAGAATGGTTCTTTTTAAAAAGTATGCGTTCTACCTTCATTCATTAATACGCAGCCGTTGCTTGTTAAATACAATTTAAATGCACATTTTGGGCTGCTTTTAGGCTCAAAATAATGGAGGCATCTATCAAAAGTAACCAATTGTTGCGCCGTTCTTTCGGCAACTATTTTAAATGGGGGGTATCAACGGCTGCATTCCAAACAGAGGGTTCCTGTTCGGCCGATGGCAAGGGTGAATCCATATGGGATAAATTCACTACCCGAAAAGGCAAGATACTAAATGGCGACAATGCACATACCGCCTGCGATTTTTACAGCAGTTATAAACAGGATATCGACTTAGTTAAGCAACTAAATATTCCCAACTTTCGTTTCTCTATAGCCTGGACACGTATATTACCCAATGGTACTGGCACCATAAATCAACAAGGTATTGACCATTATAACCAGGTAATTAATTATTGCTTACACGTAGGGGTTGAGCCCTGGGTTACCCTTTATCATTGGGATTTACCGCAAGCGCTTGAAGATAAAGGCGGCTGGACAAACCGGGAAGTTGTTGACTGGTTCAGCGCGTATGTAAATATTTGTGCTGAAAATTTTGGCGACCGTGTTAAATATTGGATGGTGATGAACGAGCCTGCCGTTTTTACCGGCGCGGGCTATTTTTTGGGAATACATGCTCCGGGTCGCACCGGCTTAGGGAATTTTTTGCCGGCTATCCATCATGCCGTGCTGGCTATTGTTGCAGGCGCGAAAATAGTGCGGGAAAAGTGTAAAGAGGCAATAATTGGTACAACCTTTTCATGCTCCCACATCGAGCCATACTCAGCTCATCCGCGTAACATTAGCGCCGCAAAACGTGCTGACGCGCTCATAAACCGTTTATTTATTGAGCCAATACTTGGCTTAGGATATCCGATGGACGACTTACCGGTGCTCAAAAAATTACGAAAATATTTTCATCCCGGCGATGAAGACAGCATGAGCTTTGATTTTGATTTTATCGGTATTCAAAACTATACCCGCGAAATTGTGAAGTATTCGTTTTTTACGCCGTACATCAGCGCAAGGCTTGTTAAGGCAGAGAACAGGGGAGTACCGCTAACGGATATGCGTTGGGAAGTTTATCCACCGGCGATATACGAGGTAATTAAAAAGTTCAACGCTTATAAAAACATTCGCAAGTTAATTATTACTGAAAATGGAGCCGCTTTTCCGGACAAGGTTGAACAGGAAGCGGTGCATGACGTTAAACGCGTCGACTATCTGCAAACACACCTGCAACAGGTGTTGCGCGCAAAAAACGAAGGCCTAAAAGTTGATGGTTATTTTGTGTGGACGCTAACAGACAACTTTGAATGGGCCGAAGGTTACCATCCCCGCTTTGGGTTGATACATATTGACTTTGAAACCCAAAAACGCACTGTTAAAGATTCCGGAAAATGGTATGCTAAATTTTTAAACGATACGGTTTAAACGCTTTTTGGAAGCTTAACATAAAATACAGAACCATTAGCAGGCTTGGTTTCAAACCATATTTGGCCGCCATGATTTTCAACTATCTGTTTACATATGGATAACCCTAACCCGGACGAAGCCTCGCCGTTTGTGCCATGCCTTTTTGCGTCGGTAAATGCATCAAATACTTTTGAATGCAGGGTGAGGGGTATACCAATACCTTCGTCTTCAATGCTGAACTGAACTTGGCCATCAACTACATCAACAGCTATACGTATATTTTTGCCCGCCGGGGTAAATTTAATAGCGTTGCCAATAACATTGCTTACCACGCGTACTATTTGCGACCGGTTTATCTTAGCAGACGCGTCAGCAGTCGAGGGCCTGAAGATAACGGTTTGCTGCTTGTTGTTTGCCATGTACTTCATGTCGCACATAACGGTATATACCAAATCGTTTACATCATGTAGCATTGAAGCTTCATCGGCAGGGTTGAGGTTTGCGGAGTAGATCACATCTTCCGTAAACTCTAACGAATGAGCGGATATACGGCGTATATGATCTATATATTCCTTTATCTCGTCAGTTAACTGTCCCTTACGCAAAACCAATTCGGTTAAGGTTATGATGGTAGCTAAGGGGTTTTTCAGATCGTGAGCAATGGCATACAACTCTTTTTTAGACCGGCCATAATCAATCGATTTTTTTGATGGAATTTGCTCAGCGGAAAAATTAACCCCATCGCTTTGTTGCGGCGAGCCGTAACTCATTGAAATGGAATCACCATCATGCTCAAAGTTATTTTCGGGAGTATTGAAAGCCGAAAACCGGTTGCTGAAAATTGATTCCATAGAGCCACGGATTGAAAAAAAATAATTTATAAGCAGTGTGTAGCCGGGTATACGTTAAACCTCTTGTTAAGGTTTAATTTGTATTTACAAAACGTACAGTTTACAAATAAATTTTACGCAGCCGAAGAAGTATTTAAAAGTTTGACGTAGAAGGTGGTGCCATTTTCGGCGCTGCTTTCAAACCAGATACGGCCATTATGTTTCTCAACTATTTGTTTGCAGATAGATAGCCCTAAGCCGAAAGATTTCTCGCCACCGGTGCCCGGGCGTTTAGCATCAGTGAACATGTTGAATATCTGGCTTTTTAATTTATCAGGTATGCCGATACCACGATCATTCACCGCTATTCGCACACCTTCAGTATCTTCAATCACCCGTACGTTAATAATTGATCCAAACTGACTGAATTTTATAGCATTACTAATCAGGTTGCTAATAACACGCCATATTTTTTCGCGGCTTATGTAAAGTTCTTTTTCGTTTGGCAACAGCTCCATCTCAATGCGCTGTTGTTTCTCTGCGGCTTTAAAGCGGAGCAGCTCAACACTATTGCTTACCAACGAGTTTATTTCCACATTTTCCATGCGCAACGGCGCGTTGTTGTTGTTGGCTATCTCCATAATCTCGTTGATCAGCTCAAGCGTGTTGTATGAGGTATCCTTAATCAAGTTAATCAGATCCTGCTGCTCGTGGGTAAGCCCCGCGTCATCAATCATGGCGGTGGTTAATGATGCTATACCGCCGATAGGGTTACGAAGGTCATGCGCAACGGTGCGCAAAATCCTGTCTTTTTCCCTACTGTTTATATTGAGCTCGGTGAGCGCTTTGGCCAGTACCGAATTCTGTTCGTTTATCTGCTCGTTTAGATTGTTAACCACCTGGTATGCCGTTCGCGACCGCTTCCAGTTACGGTAAACCAATATGATGATGGATAGTAATAAAATTCCGATTACAACGGCAGTTACCAGGTATATACGCTGCACCTTATTGTTGCTGCTTAACAACTCAATTTTTCGCTGGCTTTCATAACTGGCAACCTGCTTAGTTACGTCGCTCGCTATTAAATCACTTAATTTTTTGTTTAGCGAGTCCTTTTTTTCATCGTATACCAGTAAAAAGTTAGCGGCTTTCTCAAAATCGCGTTTACGCAGGTAATACTGCGCCATCAGGTTGTTCCAGTCCGCAACAGCTTCCTCATTCCGTAACGTATCAAATTGCGACCGTATATCATCGAGTATTTGCTTAAGCGAATCGATCTGGTTACGCTCCAGCCATAGTTTGGCCAGTTTAATTTCCGTTAGCTGCCCGTCATTATTATCATTGCCTTTGCGCAGGTTAATGGCTATGCTTTTTTTCAATAAATCTGCAGCCTCAGCATACCGG
This Mucilaginibacter defluvii DNA region includes the following protein-coding sequences:
- the htpG gene encoding molecular chaperone HtpG; the protein is MQEKGTISIHTENIFPIIKKFLYSDNEIFLRELVSNAVDATQKLKRLSSLGQYNGPVDDLRVEVAFDKDAKTITISDNGIGMTAEEIKKYINQIAFSGATEFMEKFKEAKDANEIIGRFGLGFYSAFMVADKVEIQTLSYQDGAKPAFWVCDGSTEFEIGDGVLEERGTEITLYINSESEEFLDKYKLQQILDKYCKFLPVPIKFGTNEQEEEDGVDDEGKPKYKTVEVDNIINDTNPIWTKAPNELKDEDYLKFYKELYPFSEDPLFWIHLNVDYPFNLTGVLYFPKLKNDFEIQRNKIKLFSRQVFITDEVKDIVPEFLMLLHGVIDSPDIPLNVSRSFLQADSNVKKINNYITKKVADKLTEIFKQDRKAYEEKWSDIGLFVKYGFVSEEKFYEKAKDFVLLSNTNNENFTLNEYKEKVEATQTDKDGLLVYIYTNDAAKQDSFIQSANKKGYDVLLMNSPIDNHFISHLEQKLEKTSLKRVDADVADKLIKKDDAPETVLTEDQTTKVKDIFTKAINKPAYRVELESLSPDELPVTVTMDEFMRRMKDMAAMGGGMGFYGNMPDNYKVIVNGNHKLISRILEADNDDTQSQLAKQAFDLALLSQGLLTGPELTEFVNRSVNLI
- a CDS encoding porin family protein, encoding MKKFTLIAAFIFGVTHFASAQLIPNFQFGAKAGVNLSSFSFSNNNFDGANRAGYLGGFWARVGGLGFHFQPELYLTGKNVKIEQEVGGVTAVNNVKFTSIDVPLLVGTKVGAFGFGGRFYTGPLISFKINDDQSFGNAVGNAVTLTDVKNQNFAWQLGAGVDIRDLSIDLRYEYGLTKQTYNEGNSKARINLFNLTLAYKIFSM
- a CDS encoding cytochrome c, with amino-acid sequence MKKAVAVFIPLLAIIVIAISCQNQDQLEYARYYTSGKLIYQQKCQNCHGSKGEGLSALIPPLTDTTYLKQNKARLACFVQNGISGFIRVSGKMYDNKMPPSGLSPIEIAQVLTYAGNSFGNKMGLIDVKQIERHLKKCD
- a CDS encoding SCO family protein; the protein is MNKYFIAIVATALFFSACKFNDGKTGKALPIYGEREAVTKTVDGKQVADTVYHTIPSFSFVNQYGDSVTNKSLDGKIYVADFFFTTCPSICPVMHRNMLNVYKAFKDARDVNIISMTIDPKYDSVPVLKKYADALNIHGNMWWLVQGKKEETYNLAKSYLVTTPREDEKEKFIHDGYFILIDKQKRIRGSYIGTDEKEVAKLIEDIKILRAEPDQQVK
- a CDS encoding DinB family protein, with the protein product MSILKKHFSKLFEYDCESNEKFIHLLNKPDAPPQAIKLMAHLLMTQHTWLNRCKGLENPPDLQVWPGWKPVVFMPTLTQNHDDWTVFLANVKDDEWLRIINYKTTQGVPHADPLMDIVTHVINHGTHHRAQIGQLLKAQTGMQLPVTDYIAFIRQ
- a CDS encoding GH1 family beta-glucosidase yields the protein MEASIKSNQLLRRSFGNYFKWGVSTAAFQTEGSCSADGKGESIWDKFTTRKGKILNGDNAHTACDFYSSYKQDIDLVKQLNIPNFRFSIAWTRILPNGTGTINQQGIDHYNQVINYCLHVGVEPWVTLYHWDLPQALEDKGGWTNREVVDWFSAYVNICAENFGDRVKYWMVMNEPAVFTGAGYFLGIHAPGRTGLGNFLPAIHHAVLAIVAGAKIVREKCKEAIIGTTFSCSHIEPYSAHPRNISAAKRADALINRLFIEPILGLGYPMDDLPVLKKLRKYFHPGDEDSMSFDFDFIGIQNYTREIVKYSFFTPYISARLVKAENRGVPLTDMRWEVYPPAIYEVIKKFNAYKNIRKLIITENGAAFPDKVEQEAVHDVKRVDYLQTHLQQVLRAKNEGLKVDGYFVWTLTDNFEWAEGYHPRFGLIHIDFETQKRTVKDSGKWYAKFLNDTV
- a CDS encoding HAMP domain-containing sensor histidine kinase, with product MESIFSNRFSAFNTPENNFEHDGDSISMSYGSPQQSDGVNFSAEQIPSKKSIDYGRSKKELYAIAHDLKNPLATIITLTELVLRKGQLTDEIKEYIDHIRRISAHSLEFTEDVIYSANLNPADEASMLHDVNDLVYTVMCDMKYMANNKQQTVIFRPSTADASAKINRSQIVRVVSNVIGNAIKFTPAGKNIRIAVDVVDGQVQFSIEDEGIGIPLTLHSKVFDAFTDAKRHGTNGEASSGLGLSICKQIVENHGGQIWFETKPANGSVFYVKLPKSV
- a CDS encoding tetratricopeptide repeat-containing sensor histidine kinase, encoding MLWLCFAALFIIWSCKPKQKKGDERFSPEFTKILKHGTALLENHKNEEGLRYIDSGFNTVASPTTGDYVRRHGLHYMVLRRGMGEIEKSLVYADSMVYYATRNKKDKYYAENLAEASFSKGDALFDLKRYDESYQQYYEAYLIGQNTLNRVMLSEFTYRMALIMFRQGNYELSKKYFKESYSQSYDNNEFLMFYRRQEVLDNIGLCYKKLYQNDTALYYFQKALKFINDNEPRFKKSIPQPVYRQQVTGDHFDIARGVVYGNIAEIYQRQGRYAEAADLLKKSIAINLRKGNDNNDGQLTEIKLAKLWLERNQIDSLKQILDDIRSQFDTLRNEEAVADWNNLMAQYYLRKRDFEKAANFLLVYDEKKDSLNKKLSDLIASDVTKQVASYESQRKIELLSSNNKVQRIYLVTAVVIGILLLSIIILVYRNWKRSRTAYQVVNNLNEQINEQNSVLAKALTELNINSREKDRILRTVAHDLRNPIGGIASLTTAMIDDAGLTHEQQDLINLIKDTSYNTLELINEIMEIANNNNAPLRMENVEINSLVSNSVELLRFKAAEKQQRIEMELLPNEKELYISREKIWRVISNLISNAIKFSQFGSIINVRVIEDTEGVRIAVNDRGIGIPDKLKSQIFNMFTDAKRPGTGGEKSFGLGLSICKQIVEKHNGRIWFESSAENGTTFYVKLLNTSSAA